AGGGAGGCAGTGATAGAAAACAAGCTACAAGGTGACAAAGTCTAAAACAGATCATAACATATGGGTGTCTAGTGGAATTTACCCCCTAGTTAGAGAACTTCAAATTGCAGCAGCTGTGCCTATACATGAGGCATTAGGACTAGAAGGGTCAAACTACGACTATTGCTCGGACAACTTGTAACCTGCTGTAATTACATTTCACAAACCGAGTGTGGCATCAAATCAAGAAGcactaaaaaaaattgaggacaTAATGAAATTGCCAATTGAAAAGAATGCCGTTAGATGCATAAAGTAATTGGGCTATCACATTGATTTTATCCGTCAATAGAGTTTGCAGTATGGTGATGTGAAACAAGTGGAACCATCTTGCCAGTAGGATGCAAAAGTTCTCGTACAGCTAGGCTACctttacaaaaacatgaatcaGAGACGATGACAACCGAATCATTTTAGTTCTCATACTACCGTGCTCTCAAGAATTATTAGTTGCCAATTCAAAGATTTGGCAAGGATCTTAAAAACTATTACCTACTTCGATAGACAAGGAGGCCAGCTTAAGCAACAGATTTGAGGAGCGAGTTTAGGACAGCTTCTCTAGTTGGCAAAGCTGGAATGGCGCCTCTCTCCATCACAGTCAGGGCACCACATGCATTGGCGAATTTTAGAGCGTCTCTTAGTCGGTCTTCTTCCTACAAGATTAAGAATCCAGGGTGACTTACTGACGCCAATACCAAAGAACAAGTATACGACACACACTACAATCAGCTAACGAGATTTAGCAGCCTTTCCTTCTCAACTTCAAAGGACTCAGGATATCAATGAATAACACGAAATCTACAATTGACAAAATGTGTAAACTAGAAGATTCGAGAAATGAGAAAAGTTTGCATTGTAAGATGTGGACAGTGTCATAGAAATACCATGAGCTAGGACATTTTCATGAACGACCCTCCAATTGCAGGCAATTGAACAAGCTTGTGGTAGCTTGACAGATGAGATTGAAGTATATAGATCATCAATTGTATGAGAACATATTTTCAGTTTGCTACAGGCTCAGAAACAAGCGTTGGTGACTTGGTGTTGATTTAGCATTTTCTTCACTATTGCTTTTTTATCACATCATGTTCGGTGCAAACCTTGTTGCATATGGTTTTCAACTAAATTTCATTGAAGCCTTCTCATTTATTAATTACTGGAGGTGCAATGCAATAAGAACTAATTACATTTTCAGGCTGTCCATATGGGAGAAGTAAATTTAATGACCAATGGCACCTTTAAGTGGTGGGGACAAAAAGGTTGATAAAACATTACCTAATTTGCCATGAATTTCATGAGCAGATGCATAAATATCAATACCAAGGTCTTCAAGTAAATATGGTGCTCAAGTAGCATAACTGATGTTGTGTATTaaacaaaaacatttttttcaCGAATTGTGACAAGTAAAGTATATGTACAAAAAAAGATATAATAGCATAGAAGGAATCAATATTATCTGTATCTGATGAGTATACCTGGAGCAAGGACAAATCAACTGCTAGCTGTGATAGTATTCCAGCAACAAAAGCATCCCCAGCACCAGTAGTGTCTACTGCATCCGCCTTCAAACCCTTGACTCTGCCACTGAACCCCTACCGAAATATAACCCACAGAAAAGCTAATAAGTTCAAAACTATCATGAGTAGACAACCATTGCAATAGAGAGAACAACACTCTAAAAAGAATAATCGCCACTTTAGAGAAGCAATTATCCACAGCCAAACCCATTCGACTTACAAGATAAGTATCCATAGTATTTGGAAAATGAGTTTTTTTACAGCCTCTATTGAAAATGAGTATTTGGCTGGCTGGAGGCTTAATAGATAGGGAATGCTTATAAAGGCAGAGGGTGTCTCCTTGAAACACAATTACCAGGCAAAGTTTGTAACAAGCATCATTTGATTTTGAGTCTTTGACCTTAGTACTTCAACTCCCTTAAAAGTCAGAATATCAGAAAAAAGGCTATTTATAAGCCATCACCACGAGAAAACTTAATGATAATTGAATGTCTTTGATGCCACTATGCCAGTATTAAAAAGCTTCCAGTTCCTGTAATGCTCTAAAACTCTATATAGCCATTTGCGATATTAGCACACATCTTATAGGCATCAAATTCCTATAAGATTCTGGAGTAAGTTttgcaggggaaaaaaaaaactcctctcAAGCTGTTTACAGTTTTACTTCTTTTGCTGGGATACACAACTCTGtgaatggattttttttgtttgaagggGGGAGCTCAAATTTCATTTCAGGTGGCTCACCTTTGTGTAATACCTGCAACCATCTGGGCCCTCAGTGACAAGGAGCAACTTGAGATTCGGATGGTACAATTTACGAACAACAGCATCATCATACGGATCTTCACCTTTAGTTAGAAAGGAAATCTCTTCTTCACTTACCTGAAATTCTAGAAACTTTAGCAATTAGAGTCTGtagtttcttttatttgttgcaTGGTTTGCACCTCTATTTTCTATATGAATCCACAGGCACAGCACTTAAAAAGGTGATGACCTTGATAATATCAGCAGTCTCCCATATGCTCAAAATCCCCTCTCTGGCACTCTCTGCGGAAGGCCAAAGTGGAAGCCTCAGGTTGGGATCATAGGACAGAACCACACCAGCCTCCTTCGCAATTTTTGCTGCAGCTATGTGGGCTGACTTGCATGGTTCTGTAATAAGACTAATGGAACCATAATGGAAGATTTTTGCCTGTCACATGGACGAAGAAATGTTTATAACTTAGAAGGTTAACTGGTTGTATCCATAAACAAATACCATGAACTTTCGAATAGTGAGGAGGATCCATGCAAAAGCTGAAGACAGGAGCAGCAGTAGAGTCCAAAATAGATAGAAGACTCCATGGGCATAGTGCTGATGTTTGGAAGGCATATAAATAATTATGGGACAGAGACAGAAGCTATTGAAAAACTGAGTTCCTAATTATACAATAATCAAGGGTCTGCTCAGAGagtcaacaaattatatggggggaaaaaaaacagcgTGCAATTTGTAAGTGTTTATGAAAACACTAGACACCAGCAGATGTAGTGTCCAACATAGATGAGAGGTATGTAAGTGTAACACAGTGAATGCAAGAGCTTCAAAGCTGGCATTGCTGAATGGTAAGAATGATGTCCTAAATGCATATATGTAGATGTGGTCAGAGATCAAAATTGTTGACATCTAGGTGGATACTACATAATTAAATCTTCCAATTAATAGCATCCTTGCATACCTTCCTAATTAGATTATAATCAAGTTCAGCTTCTCGAAGCAGCATGTCAGCACTGGGATTGCGATAAAACATGAATTCACGCTCCCCATCGCTCCTCAATGTAACAAACGCTAAAGCAGTTCGTGCACCAGGATCAAACCGCATTCCTTCATTGTTCACATTATTCTCCTTTAATATATCAGCAAGCATGTATCCAAATTCATCTTCTCCTACCTGCATACGCTCCAATAGTTCACCAGCGAGATGATCAACATAGAATACCATAATGTCAAGGCTGTCATCACGAGTGTACAACAAGATTTAACAGTTATTGGCATTATAAATACACCACTCCTGTGGATAGTGGTTAGGTCTTGCTGTAACCAAAAGGTGGGCATCATTTCAGAAGTTGATGGGAAAGTGGCAAGTGGCAACCTAATAAACTTCCAGTTACTACATTTTCAGAATGTGATCTTTACAGCAGTAGATCTACTAATGCATATAAAACAGCTATATTCTTCTACAAAAAAGTCGTAAAAACTCCGGCAGCTCTTGAACCAGTCTGCATTAGGTAATAGAATTACCAGCACCCAAGAGATGCACGGAAGTATAATATCcaaaggaaacaaaagaaaaattacttGCATTATGCGAATTTTAGCAAGTCCAAGTCCAAGAAGAAATCCTAGGCACACTTAGATTGAAACCCATACACAAATTCccgaaaataaatgaaaataatgcaGGGTtgatcaaaacccaaaaaaaaaaaaaaaatcctcatcTCAAGGGGAGTTTCCTTGTTAAGCAGGTGTTCAGACCCATTTTCAGACATCACTTCTTGTATAGACCCATCAATTGGACAGAAGGGTGACAAAGCTACTCACACAGATTTCTGAAGTTTTTAGCAACAACCATATCTTAGTCTATTAAGGTGGATTTTCTATTGTCCTATTATTTTTTAACCATCAGGAGAGATTCTTTCGATATCCTTGTCATGCTCTTTGGGATATCAGCAGGAAATGATGTGCCTCAACATGATTCAATAAGCCCTTGCTTTATATGATTTGAGTCAACCACTTGGAATTACTATGTAATTTTTTGGGCAAAGAGATTGCATGATCTAACACCATTTTATCTGACACAGGACTTGTATCTTGgacattaagaaaaaaaaagggagaaaataTAGAGTATGTCAGGTTGCAAACCTGCAAACTGACCATGGACTTGGTAAGGATTTTGGTGGCCCATAAAGAAGGAAACATTAGATATTTTTAGACAACTCATCCATATTTCTCATGCTAGACTGGATATTGCATACGCAGTAGATGCATGGTCCGTCAAAGCCTCATCAAGAAAGAGTGGTTGATTACTAGAAATCTTTGATTTCTCAATATCAGAATGGTTGTCCTTGGGAATTGTTGGTTGGCAGGTTGAACACAGGAAGTGAAAATTGTGCTGTAAACTGCTTGTTTGGCTGTGTTAAACTAATTGCTGCACTTTGCTAGTTCTCCCATTGAAATACCCTCACCCATTAGGTTAGCCTTTTGGTTGACATGACAATTTGACATGGTATCGAGCAAAGGGTCATGGGTTCAATCATTGCCATACGCGACTCTCTCACATGTGGGCAGGACTATGCTTCTTTTGGGAAGCCCAACAAGTGGAACGTTTAATTGTTTTTAACTGGGTGGAGGTGGGCCTTGAACCTAGGACCTTGGTGGTTACCTAAGCGCATTGATACCATGTGAAACACCAATTTCTCTAAAACTCAAGCTGATGGAGGACTAAATCGATGAA
The window above is part of the Tripterygium wilfordii isolate XIE 37 chromosome 3, ASM1340144v1, whole genome shotgun sequence genome. Proteins encoded here:
- the LOC119995203 gene encoding probable fructokinase-6, chloroplastic; its protein translation is MAVCSSALCFIGGFASYPANPVKFCRRPVRASGFCFQPLVSVPRLSVQGKAISGDGSSETNDSPLVVCFGEMLIDFVPTTSGLSLADAPAFKKAPGGAPANVAVGIARLGGSSAFIGKVGEDEFGYMLADILKENNVNNEGMRFDPGARTALAFVTLRSDGEREFMFYRNPSADMLLREAELDYNLIRKAKIFHYGSISLITEPCKSAHIAAAKIAKEAGVVLSYDPNLRLPLWPSAESAREGILSIWETADIIKVSEEEISFLTKGEDPYDDAVVRKLYHPNLKLLLVTEGPDGCRYYTKGFSGRVKGLKADAVDTTGAGDAFVAGILSQLAVDLSLLQEEDRLRDALKFANACGALTVMERGAIPALPTREAVLNSLLKSVA